One Nicotiana sylvestris chromosome 12, ASM39365v2, whole genome shotgun sequence genomic window carries:
- the LOC104219208 gene encoding F-box protein At2g26850-like isoform X1: MLFFLVSCFSFILLLSKSWKSTMGDISNIWFCEDFLKFLASWFRKGRNTISYLNLPLMKKHVESKLENVEKKEDEISLLDLPDLTLECIFERLPPNGLCSMAAVCSYLREKCTSDHLWEKHMKEKWGALIGSAAYREWQCYIASRNNDSLLENSRKKRDLLGKFSEIRKFLWNRSKGNEDNSKVRSSSAIMDWYLSLESGTFWFSAQVFNREVQNGHVGFTLSCYDAEVSYDCNTNTFRARYPSQGRRIVEENIEWNRLRAPTVDTPPYVLHVSDCLSDLKPDDHFEIQWRKSKEFAYGWWYGVVGHLESCNGNKLNCHCHSSDTVLLEFKQYTPGSRWRQIVINRKEHREVGNEADGFYGGIRKLYSDKEISLWKSLCPSSTLE, encoded by the exons ATGCTATTTTTCTtggtttcttgtttttctttcataCTACTACTTTCTAAGTCTTGGAAGAGTACAATGGGAGATATCTCAAATATATGGTTCTGTGAagattttttgaagtttttggcTTCATGGTTCAGAAAAGGTCGGAATACTATTAGTTACTTGAATTTGCCTCTAATGAAAAAGCATGTTGAGTCAAAACTAGAGAATGTTGAGAAGAAGGAAGATGAGATTTCTTTATTGGATTTGCCTGATTTGACTTTGGAATGTATCTTTGAGAGACTTCCACCAAATGGTCTTTGTAGTATGGCTGCAGTTTGCAGTTATTTGAGAGAAAAATGCACAAGTGATCATTTGTGGGAGAAACATATGAAGGAAAAATGGGGTGCATTGATAGGATCTGCTGCTTATAGAGAATGGCAATGCTACATCGCTTCAAGAAATAATGATTCCCTCTTGGAAAATTCAAGAAAAAAGAGAGATTTACTTGGGAAATTTTCAGAAATTAGGAAATTTTTATGGAACAGATCAAAAGGAAATGAAGATAACAGCAAGGTTAGAAGTTCTTCAGCAATTATGGATTGGTATCTCTCCCTTGAGTCTGGCACGTTTTGGTTCTCAGCTCAGGTTTTTAACCGCGAG GTGCAGAATGGCCATGTTGGTTTTACGCTATCTTGTTATGATGCTGAAGTTAGCTATGATTGTAACACAAATACCTTCAGAGCAAG GTATCCCTCACAGGGGAGGCGAATAGTAGAGGAAAACATAGAATGGAATAGGCTAAGAGCACCAACTGTTGATACTCCTCCTTATGTTCTACATGTATCTGATTGCTTAAGTGATCTGAAACCTGATGATCATTTTGAGATTCAGTGGAGAAAAAGCAAAGAGTTTGCATATG GTTGGTGGTATGGAGTTGTTGGACATTTGGAATCCTGTAATGGCAACAAATTGAATTGCCATTGTCATTCCAGCG ACACAGTGCTACTGGAGTTCAAACAGTACACCCCGGGCTCGAGATGGAGGCAAATAGTGATAAACAGAAAGGAACACAGAGAAGTGGGAAATGAAGCAGATGGTTTTTATGGAGGAATCAGAAAGCTTTATAGTGACAAAGAGATTTCATTGTGGAAGAGCCTCTGTCCTAGCAGCACTTTGGAATAG
- the LOC104219208 gene encoding F-box protein At2g26850-like isoform X2, with product MLFFLVSCFSFILLLSKSWKSTMGDISNIWFCEDFLKFLASWFRKGRNTISYLNLPLMKKHVESKLENVEKKEDEISLLDLPDLTLECIFERLPPNGLCSMAAVCSYLREKCTSDHLWEKHMKEKWGALIGSAAYREWQCYIASRNNDSLLENSRKKRDLLGKFSEIRKFLWNRSKGNEDNSKVRSSSAIMDWYLSLESGTFWFSAQVFNRENGHVGFTLSCYDAEVSYDCNTNTFRARYPSQGRRIVEENIEWNRLRAPTVDTPPYVLHVSDCLSDLKPDDHFEIQWRKSKEFAYGWWYGVVGHLESCNGNKLNCHCHSSDTVLLEFKQYTPGSRWRQIVINRKEHREVGNEADGFYGGIRKLYSDKEISLWKSLCPSSTLE from the exons ATGCTATTTTTCTtggtttcttgtttttctttcataCTACTACTTTCTAAGTCTTGGAAGAGTACAATGGGAGATATCTCAAATATATGGTTCTGTGAagattttttgaagtttttggcTTCATGGTTCAGAAAAGGTCGGAATACTATTAGTTACTTGAATTTGCCTCTAATGAAAAAGCATGTTGAGTCAAAACTAGAGAATGTTGAGAAGAAGGAAGATGAGATTTCTTTATTGGATTTGCCTGATTTGACTTTGGAATGTATCTTTGAGAGACTTCCACCAAATGGTCTTTGTAGTATGGCTGCAGTTTGCAGTTATTTGAGAGAAAAATGCACAAGTGATCATTTGTGGGAGAAACATATGAAGGAAAAATGGGGTGCATTGATAGGATCTGCTGCTTATAGAGAATGGCAATGCTACATCGCTTCAAGAAATAATGATTCCCTCTTGGAAAATTCAAGAAAAAAGAGAGATTTACTTGGGAAATTTTCAGAAATTAGGAAATTTTTATGGAACAGATCAAAAGGAAATGAAGATAACAGCAAGGTTAGAAGTTCTTCAGCAATTATGGATTGGTATCTCTCCCTTGAGTCTGGCACGTTTTGGTTCTCAGCTCAGGTTTTTAACCGCGAG AATGGCCATGTTGGTTTTACGCTATCTTGTTATGATGCTGAAGTTAGCTATGATTGTAACACAAATACCTTCAGAGCAAG GTATCCCTCACAGGGGAGGCGAATAGTAGAGGAAAACATAGAATGGAATAGGCTAAGAGCACCAACTGTTGATACTCCTCCTTATGTTCTACATGTATCTGATTGCTTAAGTGATCTGAAACCTGATGATCATTTTGAGATTCAGTGGAGAAAAAGCAAAGAGTTTGCATATG GTTGGTGGTATGGAGTTGTTGGACATTTGGAATCCTGTAATGGCAACAAATTGAATTGCCATTGTCATTCCAGCG ACACAGTGCTACTGGAGTTCAAACAGTACACCCCGGGCTCGAGATGGAGGCAAATAGTGATAAACAGAAAGGAACACAGAGAAGTGGGAAATGAAGCAGATGGTTTTTATGGAGGAATCAGAAAGCTTTATAGTGACAAAGAGATTTCATTGTGGAAGAGCCTCTGTCCTAGCAGCACTTTGGAATAG